In one window of Desulforhabdus amnigena DNA:
- a CDS encoding PDDEXK nuclease domain-containing protein: MSTENKVSLPSHTPLVEDIRQLIDAARARVATTINAELTLLYWQIGWRINAEVLRGERAEYGKQIVSTLAKQLTREYGRGWGEKHLWHCLRFAEIFSDEQNLYTLCRELTWSHLRTVMFIDDPLKRDFYIQICRLEHWSVRQLQERIKSMLFERTAISRKPEETIRQDLYLLREEGRLSCDLAFRDPYVLDFLGLADCYSERDLESAIVAELQRFLIELGSDFAFLARQKRITIDNRDYYIDLLFYHRRLKSLVAIDLKIGEFEAAYKGQMELYLRYLEKYEQVEGENTPIGLILCAGKNEEHVELLQLDRSNIRVADYLTVLPPRELLQAKLHQSIEIARRRLLVGEREE, translated from the coding sequence ATGAGCACTGAAAACAAAGTGTCGTTACCTTCTCATACGCCGCTGGTGGAGGACATTCGGCAATTGATCGACGCTGCCCGTGCACGAGTGGCAACCACGATCAATGCCGAGCTGACTCTTCTCTACTGGCAGATTGGATGGCGGATCAACGCGGAGGTCTTAAGGGGCGAGAGGGCTGAATACGGCAAGCAGATTGTCTCAACATTGGCAAAACAACTGACTCGCGAATATGGAAGGGGCTGGGGCGAAAAGCATTTGTGGCATTGTCTTCGATTTGCGGAGATTTTCTCGGACGAGCAAAATCTCTACACACTGTGTAGAGAATTGACCTGGTCGCATTTGCGAACCGTGATGTTTATCGACGACCCGCTCAAACGGGACTTCTACATACAAATCTGCCGTCTCGAACACTGGAGCGTTCGTCAGTTACAAGAACGCATCAAGTCCATGCTCTTTGAGCGCACTGCCATATCGAGGAAGCCGGAGGAAACCATACGCCAGGACCTGTATCTGCTGCGGGAGGAAGGAAGGCTCTCTTGTGATCTAGCTTTCCGCGATCCGTATGTGCTGGATTTCCTGGGATTGGCGGATTGCTACTCCGAGAGGGATCTGGAGTCGGCCATTGTAGCCGAACTGCAGCGATTCCTTATCGAGTTGGGTAGTGATTTCGCCTTTCTGGCCCGGCAAAAGCGCATCACCATCGACAACCGTGATTATTACATTGATCTCTTATTCTACCACCGTCGGCTGAAGAGCCTCGTGGCCATCGACCTCAAAATCGGCGAATTTGAAGCTGCCTATAAAGGGCAGATGGAGCTTTACCTTCGCTATCTGGAAAAATATGAACAGGTGGAGGGAGAGAACACGCCCATCGGCCTCATCTTGTGTGCCGGCAAAAACGAAGAGCATGTGGAGTTGCTGCAGCTCGACCGAAGCAATATTCGCGTGGCGGATTACCTGACTGTACTGCCTCCCCGTGAGCTTCTGCAAGCCAAACTGCATCAGTCCATAGAGATTGCTCGGCGGCGATTGTTGGTCGGTGAGAGGGAAGAATGA